A stretch of Amycolatopsis balhimycina FH 1894 DNA encodes these proteins:
- a CDS encoding AI-2E family transporter — MSHARREDPFLPEHEDVTGLIPRGLRISAALAWRFIVVVAALYAVVWAIGYLSVVVIPLGIALLVSALLAPAVQKLVAVKFPRGLATAVVLIAGLAVLAGLLTFVVTQFSSGLPQLQKQLNESLGQIRDWLINGPAHLRQEQIQDFINQVFGFLQNNQAWLTDTALTTAGTVGEIVTGFLLTLFITIFFLSGGDGIWTFLVRGVPARVRSRVDVAGRRGFASLVSYVRATAAVAVVDALGIGIGLWIMRVPLVIPLATLVFLGAFIPIIGAVITGGVAVLIALVTNGFIGALIVLAIVIGVMQLESHVLQPLLLGRAVKLHPLAVVLAITGGLVVGGIAGALMAVPILAVLNAGIRSLLHETAPDPAEVDVLEDQAAQPNDAEPGTPQAEVPTRGDDEK, encoded by the coding sequence GTGAGCCACGCGCGACGCGAAGACCCGTTCCTGCCGGAGCACGAGGACGTCACCGGGCTGATCCCCCGGGGCCTGCGCATCAGCGCGGCGCTGGCGTGGCGGTTCATCGTCGTGGTCGCCGCCCTGTACGCGGTGGTGTGGGCGATCGGCTACCTGTCCGTCGTCGTCATCCCGCTGGGCATCGCCCTGCTGGTTTCGGCGCTCCTCGCGCCGGCGGTGCAGAAGCTGGTCGCGGTGAAGTTCCCGCGCGGGCTGGCGACGGCGGTCGTGCTGATCGCCGGGCTGGCCGTGCTGGCCGGGCTGCTGACGTTCGTCGTCACGCAGTTCTCCAGCGGCCTGCCGCAGCTGCAGAAACAGCTCAACGAAAGCCTCGGCCAGATCAGGGACTGGCTGATCAACGGCCCGGCGCACCTGCGCCAGGAGCAGATCCAGGACTTCATCAACCAGGTCTTCGGGTTCCTGCAGAACAACCAGGCCTGGCTCACCGACACTGCGCTGACCACGGCGGGCACGGTCGGCGAGATCGTCACCGGCTTCCTGCTCACGCTGTTCATCACGATCTTCTTCCTCAGCGGCGGCGACGGGATCTGGACGTTCCTGGTCCGCGGCGTGCCCGCCCGCGTCCGTTCGCGGGTCGACGTCGCCGGGCGCCGGGGGTTCGCGTCGCTGGTCAGCTACGTGCGCGCGACGGCGGCGGTCGCGGTCGTCGACGCGCTCGGCATCGGCATCGGGCTGTGGATCATGAGGGTGCCCCTGGTGATCCCGCTGGCCACGCTGGTGTTCCTCGGCGCGTTCATCCCGATCATCGGCGCGGTGATCACCGGCGGCGTCGCGGTGCTGATCGCCTTGGTCACCAACGGCTTCATCGGCGCGCTGATCGTGCTCGCCATCGTCATCGGCGTGATGCAGCTGGAGAGCCACGTGCTGCAGCCGCTGCTGCTCGGCCGCGCGGTGAAGCTGCACCCGCTCGCGGTGGTCCTCGCCATCACCGGCGGCCTCGTCGTGGGCGGGATCGCGGGCGCGCTGATGGCGGTGCCGATCCTGGCGGTGCTCAACGCGGGCATCCGGTCGCTGCTGCACGAGACGGCCCCGGACCCGGCCGAGGTGGACGTCCTCGAGGACCAGGCCGCGCAGCCGAACGACGCCGAGCCCGGAACCCCGCAGGCGGAAGTGCCGACGCGCGGCGACGACGAGAAATGA
- a CDS encoding helix-turn-helix domain-containing protein, with protein MKPLGWWLRHLHELLESSMAQVLETESLTRRHWQVLNTIALGARTPEEVDAAMAPFVTAEGPMAPKVADLRGRGWVIDGEITLTAEGREAHARVEERIKAFRATTIEGISDDDYRTTLRTLERCAANLEAA; from the coding sequence ATGAAACCCCTCGGCTGGTGGCTCCGCCACCTCCACGAGCTTCTCGAATCCTCCATGGCCCAGGTCCTCGAGACGGAATCACTGACCCGCCGCCACTGGCAGGTACTCAACACGATCGCCCTCGGCGCCCGCACGCCGGAGGAGGTCGACGCGGCCATGGCGCCGTTCGTCACCGCCGAAGGCCCGATGGCGCCCAAGGTGGCAGATCTGCGCGGCCGCGGCTGGGTCATCGACGGCGAGATCACTCTCACCGCCGAAGGCCGCGAAGCCCACGCGCGCGTCGAAGAGCGCATCAAAGCGTTCCGCGCGACGACGATCGAAGGCATCAGCGACGACGACTACCGCACCACGCTGCGAACGCTGGAGCGGTGCGCGGCGAACCTCGAAGCCGCCTGA
- a CDS encoding DUF1707 SHOCT-like domain-containing protein, which yields MGEEETTAAEPMTETKPLSERDLRVSDDEREHVVGVLQKAIGRGMIDLDEFTERTDRALASRTRGELNAVLADLAGLFHPAAAVAAAPAYAPPIGYGGYSPGQRFELNAKYSSLVRSGPWVVPPEMVVRNKYGSTKLDFTEAQVQSPVVHIELDAKWGSVEVIIPEHAAVDVNSITDIKFGSLEDKTRSNGRMGNPRFVLTGRVHGGSLVVRHPRRGLFG from the coding sequence ATGGGCGAGGAAGAGACCACGGCGGCGGAACCGATGACCGAAACGAAGCCGTTGAGCGAACGCGATCTTCGGGTGTCCGACGACGAGCGCGAGCACGTCGTCGGCGTGCTGCAGAAGGCGATCGGCCGCGGCATGATCGACCTCGACGAGTTCACCGAGCGCACCGACCGCGCCCTCGCGTCGCGGACCCGCGGTGAGCTGAACGCCGTGCTGGCCGACCTCGCCGGCCTCTTCCACCCGGCCGCGGCCGTGGCCGCCGCTCCGGCGTACGCGCCCCCGATCGGCTACGGCGGCTACTCGCCCGGACAGCGCTTCGAGCTCAACGCGAAGTACTCGTCGCTGGTCCGCAGCGGGCCGTGGGTCGTCCCGCCCGAGATGGTGGTGCGGAACAAGTACGGCTCGACGAAGCTCGACTTCACCGAAGCCCAGGTGCAGTCGCCGGTGGTGCACATCGAGCTGGACGCCAAGTGGGGTTCGGTCGAGGTGATCATCCCGGAGCACGCGGCGGTCGACGTCAACTCGATCACCGACATCAAGTTCGGCTCGCTGGAGGACAAGACCCGCAGCAACGGGCGGATGGGCAATCCCCGGTTCGTGCTGACCGGGCGCGTGCACGGCGGTTCGCTGGTCGTCCGGCACCCGCGGCGCGGGCTGTTCGGCTAG
- a CDS encoding dioxygenase family protein, with protein MTLTPVLYLSHGAPPLADDATWTRQLAGWSADLPKPRAILVVSAHWEEAPLTIGATTTVPLVYDFWGFPERYYQVKYAAPGAPELAAKVRKLLRSTETPVHDAPERGLDHGAYVPLVEMYPDADIPVLQVSMPSLDPKELFDVGRKLAPLRDEGVLIIGSGFFTHNLSGMARATDGTPPAWSAEFDHWGDEVLRSGDVDTLLDFRHKAPAATLAHPRIEHFAPLFVSLGAGSDEGSGRTVIDGFWHGLAKRSLQFS; from the coding sequence ATGACCCTCACCCCGGTCCTCTACCTCAGCCACGGCGCCCCGCCGCTCGCCGACGACGCCACCTGGACCCGCCAGCTCGCCGGCTGGTCCGCCGACCTGCCGAAGCCCCGCGCGATCCTGGTCGTGTCGGCACACTGGGAGGAGGCGCCGCTGACCATCGGGGCCACCACGACCGTGCCGCTCGTGTACGACTTCTGGGGCTTCCCCGAGCGCTACTACCAGGTGAAGTACGCGGCTCCCGGCGCACCGGAGCTGGCGGCGAAGGTCCGGAAGCTGCTTCGCTCGACCGAGACGCCGGTCCACGACGCCCCGGAGCGCGGCCTCGACCACGGTGCCTACGTGCCGCTCGTCGAGATGTACCCGGACGCCGACATCCCGGTGCTGCAGGTCTCGATGCCTTCGCTCGACCCGAAGGAGCTGTTCGACGTCGGCCGCAAGCTCGCGCCGTTGCGCGACGAAGGCGTGCTGATCATCGGCAGCGGCTTCTTCACCCACAACCTGAGCGGGATGGCCCGCGCCACCGACGGGACACCGCCGGCGTGGTCGGCCGAGTTCGACCACTGGGGCGACGAGGTCCTGCGCAGCGGCGACGTCGACACGCTGCTCGACTTCCGGCATAAGGCGCCGGCGGCGACGCTCGCGCATCCGCGGATCGAGCACTTCGCGCCGCTGTTCGTCTCCCTCGGCGCCGGCTCCGACGAAGGTTCCGGCCGCACGGTGATCGACGGGTTCTGGCACGGCTTGGCGAAGCGCTCCCTGCAGTTCTCCTGA
- a CDS encoding MarR family winged helix-turn-helix transcriptional regulator, with translation MTDAVADVERAMIGIRRSQQRRALSRIGKARGRGAHDPVYELLDVVEELTERGEPSTVTALSAAMGVDQPRASRLVARAVEQGLLRREADQRDGRRAVLVPTEAGQAHLDELHAFRRGVFAEVMADWPDEDRDTFGRLLTAFVRGYSALG, from the coding sequence ATGACGGACGCGGTGGCCGACGTCGAGCGCGCCATGATCGGCATCCGCCGCAGTCAGCAGCGCCGAGCCCTGAGCCGGATCGGCAAGGCGAGGGGCCGCGGCGCGCACGACCCGGTGTACGAGCTGCTCGACGTCGTCGAGGAGCTCACCGAACGCGGCGAGCCGAGCACGGTGACGGCCCTCAGCGCGGCGATGGGCGTCGACCAGCCGCGCGCCAGCAGGCTCGTGGCGCGCGCGGTCGAGCAAGGCCTGCTTCGCCGCGAAGCCGATCAGCGCGACGGACGACGTGCCGTGCTCGTGCCGACCGAAGCCGGCCAAGCACACCTCGACGAGCTGCACGCTTTCCGCCGCGGCGTGTTCGCGGAGGTGATGGCGGACTGGCCGGACGAGGACCGCGACACCTTCGGCAGGCTCCTCACCGCGTTCGTCCGCGGGTACAGCGCGCTCGGCTAG
- a CDS encoding MFS transporter produces MTATITAPAEALRAGRREWIGLAVLALPALLVSLDVFVLVLALPKLAAGLHADGTEQLWIMDIYGFMVAGFMVTMGTLGDRIGRRKLLLAGATAFGAASVVAAFSTSAAMLIAARAALGIAGATLAPSTLSLIGTMFQNPRQRAEAIGIWAGCFTVGAIIGPMVGGFMLEHFWWGSVFLLGVPAMVLLLVIGPKLLPEYRDETAGRVDLPSVALSLAAILPAIYGIKELARDGVHLVPVTALAAGLAIGYVFVKRQRTLEDPLIDFSLFAAKAFRTTLGGMLLFSMLGGTTMLFVAQFFQVVQHLSPVGAALGLLPGMATSTVSFLAAPVLARRVKPSALIAGGVALAAAGMVILTLVDPSAGPAWPAIGLAVTSAGVGPMVALGTDLVVGSVPPRKVGAASALAQTVNEFGYSLGIATVGTLGNAVVRAHGFADGLHVVAGLAAIAFAALVWFVFRNIRPATAA; encoded by the coding sequence ATGACCGCCACCATCACCGCCCCGGCCGAAGCGCTCCGGGCCGGGCGCCGGGAGTGGATCGGCCTGGCCGTGCTGGCCCTGCCCGCCCTGCTCGTCTCGCTGGACGTCTTCGTCCTGGTCCTCGCCCTGCCGAAGCTCGCCGCCGGCCTGCACGCCGACGGCACCGAGCAGCTGTGGATCATGGACATCTACGGCTTCATGGTCGCCGGGTTCATGGTCACCATGGGGACCCTCGGCGACCGGATCGGACGGCGGAAGCTGCTGCTCGCCGGGGCCACCGCCTTCGGGGCCGCTTCCGTCGTCGCCGCCTTCTCCACCAGTGCCGCCATGCTCATCGCCGCCCGGGCCGCGCTCGGCATCGCCGGGGCGACGCTGGCGCCGTCCACGCTCTCGCTCATCGGCACCATGTTCCAGAACCCGCGGCAGCGCGCCGAAGCGATCGGGATCTGGGCCGGCTGCTTCACCGTCGGCGCGATCATCGGCCCGATGGTCGGCGGCTTCATGCTGGAGCACTTCTGGTGGGGCTCGGTCTTCCTGCTCGGCGTCCCCGCCATGGTCCTGCTGCTGGTCATCGGCCCGAAGCTGCTGCCCGAGTACCGCGACGAGACCGCCGGCCGCGTCGACCTGCCGAGTGTCGCCCTGTCGCTGGCCGCGATCCTGCCCGCCATCTACGGCATCAAGGAACTCGCCCGCGACGGCGTCCACCTCGTTCCCGTGACCGCTCTTGCCGCCGGCCTGGCCATCGGATACGTCTTCGTGAAGCGGCAGCGGACGCTCGAAGACCCGCTGATCGACTTCAGCCTCTTCGCCGCGAAGGCGTTCCGCACCACGCTCGGCGGGATGCTCCTGTTCAGCATGCTCGGCGGCACAACGATGCTGTTCGTCGCGCAGTTCTTCCAGGTCGTGCAGCACCTTTCGCCGGTCGGGGCCGCGCTCGGCCTGCTGCCCGGCATGGCGACGTCGACCGTCAGCTTCCTCGCCGCGCCTGTCCTGGCCCGCCGGGTGAAGCCGAGCGCCCTGATTGCCGGCGGTGTCGCCCTCGCCGCGGCCGGCATGGTCATCCTCACCCTCGTCGACCCCTCGGCCGGGCCGGCCTGGCCCGCCATCGGCTTGGCCGTGACGTCCGCGGGCGTCGGCCCGATGGTCGCGCTGGGCACCGACCTCGTCGTCGGATCCGTGCCGCCGCGCAAGGTGGGTGCCGCCTCCGCGCTGGCCCAGACCGTCAACGAGTTCGGCTACTCCCTCGGCATCGCGACTGTCGGGACCCTCGGCAACGCCGTCGTCCGCGCCCACGGCTTCGCCGACGGGCTGCACGTCGTCGCCGGGCTCGCCGCCATCGCGTTCGCCGCACTGGTCTGGTTCGTCTTCCGGAACATCCGGCCGGCGACGGCCGCGTGA
- a CDS encoding response regulator, whose protein sequence is MSEPRISVMVVDDHPIWRDGVARDLTEHGFDVRATAPDADAALRIARTVRPDVVLMDLNLGSTSGVDATREITSALPSTKVLVLSASGEHKDVLEAVKAGASGYLVKSASAAELVDAVHRTAAGDPVFTAGLAGLVLGEYRRMADAPAEGAEPPRLTERETDVLRLVAKGLTARQIAERLVLSHRTVENHVQSTLRKLQLHNRVELARYAIEHGLDEE, encoded by the coding sequence ATGAGCGAGCCGCGGATTTCGGTGATGGTGGTCGACGACCACCCGATCTGGCGCGACGGGGTGGCCCGCGACCTGACCGAACACGGCTTCGACGTGCGGGCGACCGCGCCCGACGCCGACGCGGCGTTGCGGATCGCGCGGACCGTGCGGCCGGACGTCGTGCTGATGGACTTGAACCTGGGCAGCACGTCGGGGGTGGACGCGACCCGCGAGATCACCTCGGCGCTGCCGTCGACGAAGGTGCTGGTGCTGTCCGCGAGCGGCGAGCACAAGGACGTCCTGGAGGCGGTGAAGGCCGGCGCGTCCGGTTACCTGGTCAAGTCGGCGTCCGCGGCGGAGCTGGTCGACGCCGTCCACCGGACCGCCGCCGGCGACCCGGTGTTCACCGCGGGACTGGCCGGGCTGGTGCTCGGCGAGTACCGGCGGATGGCCGACGCGCCGGCGGAGGGTGCCGAGCCGCCTCGGCTGACCGAGCGCGAAACCGACGTCCTGCGCCTGGTCGCGAAGGGGCTGACCGCGCGGCAGATCGCCGAACGGCTCGTGCTGTCCCACCGCACGGTGGAGAACCACGTGCAGTCGACGCTGCGGAAGCTGCAGCTCCACAACCGCGTCGAACTGGCCAGGTACGCGATCGAGCACGGCCTCGACGAGGAGTGA
- a CDS encoding PE-PGRS family protein encodes MQTWAKRGLQTAFVTGGLLMLGTGIASADENVSPDTPASPLDLNVTAPVQEANNAVGTPFGQLDLPAGQTELSTKPVTKAANEAAKQLDDASPISQSTLGGATKADGAGAFTPGHNNLKGNKVTGDVVVPIQIVDNAIGVIGDANVKGGDHSQTWAHDQDVKTTGEGSSLAGNAVVLDWALPVQIAGNGGGVAGGTGRVTGGSASQSTTETGDVATNGDGSALSGNVVAGQFATPVQVTGNAASYLLGNGQSHGYSADTVATSGGSLLSSGDNASGSGNVVGAPIALPVKFNCNSGAVWGSLSNSDGCNTSADATAGDTRKGSLGIPTYLETSGNDSFLSGNGGAASLSPIANVAGVAGSWIGNASAGIPCAGSSSSTVDSGGFVQTAGDNSSGSGNVLNPSVALPVEAFGIGGTYIGQADAAHDNTTDANAGNGSYTKGNGAVLGGNIVNTQAAGAPEVFGIGGSHIGNATGKATEDKKVTAGAYDGTQGADSSGSGNVVQVPVGVPAEVFGIGGSFIGQGSGAADETKVVSGGGGGSTVDDGGFLSSNLGTVPASLPVQVANIGGAFIGQGHGKGSTDTTSHAGGDVKAHGPAGAGAGNIIEAPVSLPLQAMGVGGALGGIGTGENDNITDSSAGGDAVTDGRDGALTGNIVKAPIAGAGTVFGDGIAAAALGTGKGTNDVDSEAGGDATTSGDRGSVAGNIIGVDPLAVAQVFGDAASVAGVAKGTGINMTEVENSGDDTTSGVEGAISGNILDLPVTAIAQLFGDAVTVGGIAHAYGDNMLTTENGGKAVTAGDQQSLSGFNLYHPFVLPVQIFGVPLELLGHATAVAKDATSIDEDADPIAYPLEGSELAADELPSLAALRSGLPTQGGMPSVDGLMGKLPVAGLVGGLPAFDGLTSALPLAGLPTQGGLPTQGLPALPATTPVDERADVPSVGNPLAGLTKLVQLPAAGVPALPTASALPAVNGLSALGGALPGHTERADLPTAGLPAAVPALPALPALSAVSGVLPGHTERADVPATGLPFAAPALPALGGVPALPKPALPTTALPAVNGLSALGSLAGHGTERADVPATGLPFALPTAPAALPTAPTIPAQLPVNAKLPVLDSTPQVPAMSGLDSTGFIAKLMGLVKRK; translated from the coding sequence ATGCAGACGTGGGCAAAGCGCGGCCTCCAGACCGCATTTGTCACGGGTGGGTTGCTGATGCTGGGCACCGGCATCGCCTCGGCTGACGAGAACGTCAGCCCTGACACCCCTGCCTCCCCGCTCGACCTGAACGTCACGGCTCCCGTCCAGGAAGCCAACAACGCGGTCGGCACCCCCTTCGGCCAGCTGGACCTGCCCGCGGGGCAGACGGAGCTGAGCACCAAGCCGGTCACCAAGGCCGCGAACGAGGCTGCGAAGCAGCTCGACGACGCGAGCCCGATCAGCCAGAGCACCCTCGGCGGTGCCACCAAGGCCGACGGTGCGGGCGCCTTCACCCCGGGGCACAACAACCTCAAGGGCAACAAGGTCACGGGCGACGTCGTCGTCCCGATCCAGATCGTCGACAACGCGATCGGCGTCATCGGCGACGCCAACGTCAAGGGCGGCGACCACTCGCAGACCTGGGCACACGACCAGGACGTCAAGACGACGGGCGAAGGCTCCAGCCTCGCGGGCAACGCCGTGGTCCTCGACTGGGCGCTCCCCGTCCAGATCGCCGGGAACGGCGGCGGCGTCGCCGGCGGCACCGGCCGCGTGACCGGTGGGTCGGCCAGCCAGAGCACCACCGAGACCGGGGACGTCGCCACCAACGGCGACGGCTCGGCCCTCTCCGGCAACGTGGTGGCGGGCCAGTTCGCCACTCCGGTGCAGGTGACCGGCAACGCCGCTTCGTACCTGCTCGGCAACGGGCAGAGCCACGGCTACTCCGCCGACACCGTCGCCACCTCCGGCGGCTCGCTGCTGAGCTCCGGTGACAACGCGTCCGGCTCGGGCAACGTGGTCGGCGCGCCGATCGCCCTGCCGGTCAAGTTCAACTGCAACTCCGGTGCGGTGTGGGGCTCGCTGTCGAACTCCGACGGCTGCAACACCTCCGCCGACGCCACGGCCGGGGACACCCGCAAGGGCAGCCTCGGCATCCCGACCTACCTCGAGACCAGCGGCAACGACTCGTTCCTGTCCGGCAACGGCGGGGCGGCCTCGCTGTCCCCGATCGCGAACGTCGCGGGTGTCGCCGGCTCGTGGATCGGCAACGCCTCGGCGGGCATCCCCTGCGCCGGCAGTTCCTCCAGCACTGTCGACTCGGGTGGGTTCGTCCAGACCGCGGGTGACAACTCGAGCGGGTCGGGCAACGTCCTGAACCCGTCGGTCGCGCTGCCGGTCGAGGCCTTCGGCATCGGTGGCACCTACATCGGCCAGGCCGACGCCGCGCACGACAACACGACCGACGCCAACGCCGGCAACGGCAGCTACACCAAGGGCAACGGCGCCGTCCTCGGCGGCAACATCGTCAACACCCAGGCCGCGGGCGCGCCCGAGGTCTTCGGTATCGGCGGCAGCCACATCGGCAACGCGACCGGCAAGGCGACCGAGGACAAGAAGGTCACCGCCGGGGCGTACGACGGCACGCAGGGCGCCGACTCGTCCGGCTCGGGCAACGTCGTCCAGGTGCCGGTCGGCGTTCCCGCCGAGGTCTTCGGCATCGGTGGCTCGTTCATCGGCCAGGGCTCCGGCGCGGCCGACGAGACCAAGGTCGTCTCCGGTGGCGGCGGCGGCAGCACCGTCGACGACGGTGGCTTCCTGAGCTCCAACCTGGGCACGGTGCCGGCGTCGCTCCCGGTGCAGGTCGCCAACATCGGTGGCGCCTTCATCGGCCAGGGCCACGGCAAGGGCTCGACCGACACGACGTCCCACGCGGGCGGCGACGTCAAGGCCCACGGCCCGGCGGGCGCCGGCGCGGGCAACATCATCGAGGCCCCGGTCTCGCTGCCCCTGCAGGCGATGGGCGTCGGTGGCGCCCTCGGCGGCATCGGCACCGGCGAGAACGACAACATCACCGACTCCTCGGCGGGCGGCGACGCCGTCACCGACGGCCGGGACGGTGCACTGACCGGCAACATCGTGAAGGCCCCGATCGCGGGCGCCGGCACGGTCTTCGGCGACGGGATCGCCGCGGCCGCGCTCGGCACCGGCAAGGGCACCAACGACGTCGACTCGGAGGCGGGCGGCGACGCCACCACCAGCGGCGACCGCGGCAGCGTGGCCGGCAACATCATCGGCGTGGACCCGCTGGCGGTGGCGCAGGTCTTCGGCGACGCGGCCAGCGTGGCGGGTGTCGCCAAGGGCACCGGCATCAACATGACCGAGGTCGAGAACTCGGGCGACGACACCACCTCCGGTGTCGAAGGCGCGATCTCCGGCAACATCCTCGACCTGCCGGTGACCGCGATCGCGCAGCTGTTCGGCGACGCGGTGACCGTGGGCGGCATCGCGCACGCCTACGGCGACAACATGCTGACCACGGAGAACGGCGGCAAGGCCGTCACCGCGGGCGACCAGCAGAGCCTGTCGGGCTTCAACCTGTACCACCCGTTCGTGCTGCCGGTGCAGATCTTCGGGGTCCCCCTCGAGCTGCTCGGGCACGCCACCGCGGTCGCGAAGGACGCGACGAGCATCGACGAGGACGCGGACCCGATCGCGTACCCGCTCGAGGGTTCCGAGCTGGCGGCCGACGAGCTGCCCTCGCTGGCGGCACTCCGGAGCGGCCTGCCCACCCAGGGCGGCATGCCGTCGGTGGACGGGCTGATGGGCAAGCTTCCGGTCGCCGGCCTGGTCGGCGGGCTGCCCGCGTTCGACGGGCTGACCAGCGCGCTGCCGCTCGCCGGGCTGCCCACCCAGGGCGGCCTGCCCACGCAGGGCCTGCCCGCGCTGCCGGCCACCACGCCGGTCGACGAGCGCGCCGACGTGCCGTCGGTGGGTAACCCGCTGGCCGGGCTCACGAAGCTGGTGCAGCTGCCGGCCGCGGGCGTTCCGGCGCTGCCCACCGCGTCGGCGCTGCCCGCGGTGAACGGGCTTTCGGCGCTGGGTGGGGCCCTGCCGGGTCACACCGAGCGTGCGGACCTGCCGACTGCCGGCCTGCCCGCCGCGGTGCCGGCCCTGCCGGCCCTGCCGGCGCTGTCCGCCGTGAGTGGCGTCCTGCCGGGTCACACCGAGCGTGCGGATGTGCCGGCCACCGGCCTGCCCTTCGCCGCGCCGGCCCTGCCGGCCCTGGGTGGCGTTCCGGCGCTGCCGAAGCCGGCCCTGCCCACCACCGCGCTGCCCGCGGTGAACGGCCTGTCGGCGCTGGGCTCCCTCGCGGGCCACGGCACCGAGCGTGCGGACGTGCCGGCCACCGGCCTGCCCTTCGCGCTGCCGACCGCGCCGGCCGCGCTGCCGACCGCGCCGACCATCCCGGCCCAGCTCCCGGTCAACGCCAAGCTGCCGGTGCTGGACAGCACCCCGCAGGTGCCGGCGATGTCGGGTCTGGACTCGACCGGCTTCATCGCGAAGCTGATGGGTCTGGTCAAGCGCAAGTAG
- the macS gene encoding MacS family sensor histidine kinase, which yields MTAGRTPDPITPMWRGVIAFRVLTWAFACGTVIVQNGQYRREGLAWAILGVMAVWSVVSGFLYLRERTRPPALVVFDLVLTTGLLMTSPWVLSDTQFALNVPLITTVWAAVPPVAAGARFGASGGVLAGLVVGVATALAREKFDLDVARDAVLLAAAGLLVGMAATLGRRSAARLEQALRKEAATAERERLARSIHDSVLQVLARVRKRGNEVGGEAAELARLAGEQEIALRSLVTTEPVKPNDRGTTSLRAALQLLATPSVQVSTPADDVELPAHVTGELLAVTREALANVEKHAGPDAHAWVLLEDLGDEVVVSVRDDGPGIPDGVLERAAAEGHLGVVESIRGRVRDLGGSAALDTGPGRGTEWEVRVPSTRGAG from the coding sequence ATGACCGCGGGGAGGACGCCCGACCCGATCACGCCCATGTGGCGGGGCGTGATCGCGTTCCGCGTGCTCACGTGGGCGTTCGCCTGCGGCACGGTGATCGTCCAAAACGGACAGTACCGACGCGAAGGGCTGGCCTGGGCGATTCTCGGCGTGATGGCCGTGTGGTCGGTCGTCAGCGGCTTCCTCTACCTGCGCGAGCGGACGCGGCCGCCGGCACTGGTGGTCTTCGACCTCGTGCTGACCACTGGCCTGCTGATGACCTCGCCGTGGGTGCTCAGCGACACGCAGTTCGCGCTGAACGTCCCGCTCATCACCACGGTGTGGGCGGCCGTGCCACCGGTCGCCGCGGGTGCGCGGTTCGGCGCGTCGGGTGGCGTGCTCGCCGGGCTGGTGGTCGGGGTGGCGACCGCGCTGGCGCGGGAGAAGTTCGACCTCGACGTCGCCCGCGACGCCGTCCTGCTCGCCGCGGCCGGCCTGCTGGTCGGCATGGCCGCGACGCTGGGCCGCCGGTCCGCGGCGCGGCTTGAGCAGGCGCTGCGGAAGGAAGCGGCGACGGCCGAGCGGGAACGGCTGGCCCGGTCGATCCACGACAGCGTGCTGCAGGTGCTGGCGCGGGTCCGCAAGCGCGGCAACGAGGTCGGCGGCGAAGCGGCGGAGCTGGCCCGGCTGGCCGGCGAGCAGGAGATCGCGCTGCGGTCACTGGTGACGACCGAGCCGGTGAAGCCGAACGACCGCGGCACGACGAGCCTGCGTGCCGCGTTGCAGCTGCTCGCGACGCCGTCGGTGCAGGTCTCGACCCCCGCGGACGACGTCGAGCTGCCCGCGCACGTCACCGGTGAGCTGCTCGCCGTGACCCGCGAAGCCTTGGCGAACGTCGAGAAGCACGCGGGGCCGGACGCGCACGCGTGGGTGCTGCTGGAGGACCTCGGCGACGAGGTCGTGGTGAGCGTCCGCGACGACGGACCGGGCATTCCGGACGGCGTTCTCGAGCGAGCGGCCGCGGAAGGGCACCTCGGCGTGGTGGAATCCATCCGGGGGAGGGTCCGCGACCTCGGGGGCAGCGCGGCCCTCGACACCGGGCCCGGCCGGGGCACGGAGTGGGAGGTCAGGGTGCCGAGCACGAGGGGTGCGGGATGA